Genomic window (Pseudovibrio brasiliensis):
GAAACTCGTCCAAGGTATCCGCCAGATCGTTCTCCTTCATGGTGTTGAGGATCTCCACCAACCGCGCCGTGGTCCCATCCTTGAGCAGCTCCGCGCGAAAGTCCGGATAAAGCTCAGCCAAAATCTTGGTGGAGGGGCGAATGGGCAGCAGCGCAAACAGCTTGCGCGCTTCAGGCAAGGGCAGGGCGGTCAGCAATTGCAGAAGGTCTGTTGGAGACCACTTCTTCAACCGCTTCACCAATGGGCTGGTGTCGTCCACGCGCAGTTGATGGCGCACCCGCTTCAGCACCTGTTTGTTGTGCTCATGCGCTGCTGTATCTGCCTTACTGCTCCACTGGAGTGGCTTCTTGTTCTTGGCCATCCTCCGCACCTTCGTCTGGGTACGTTTTCTGCTTGCCCAGACCATGCCTTAGCGAAGTAAATCTCTCCCTAAGATCAAGCAAAACCAATCGGCTGAGAGCATCTCTAAAGTTTTCAAAGAATACCGCAGCCTGCAAAGAGGAAGCCTTTATAAAATCTAAGCTATGAGAAACATTGGACTGGCAGATCAACTTGCCCCTGCCAGCAGAAAAATGACGCTGGATAGCGTCTACATATTGGAAAATCTCCGAGAAAGATGTGCCATGCTCAACCGGATCTCTCCAAAACTGTGCGTTCAGATTTTAGCTGCATCGTTTCTTTCACTTTTGGCAACCGGTTTTCTGATTAAGTCTTCATACGCGCAGGACAGCTACGCTCAGGCAGAACCCCACGAAGAGCTCAGCGGCGCCGGCTCCATGTATCCGGACGTCCTGTTCAACGAGACCCTGCGGCTCTTCAAAACCTCCAATCCGGATATCGAAGTCAGATACGATCCCATCGGCAGTGGTGCCGGTGTGCTGGCCCTGCAATCCGGCAAGGTAGACTTCGCCGTCTCCAGTGCACCGCTGGAAGCCATTCTGGAACAGGATCTGGATGTAGACGCAGCAGATGAACCCGTCGCCATTGAAGACAAGCTGCTGGAAATCCCAATCACAGCAGGCATGCTTGGCATTCTCTATAATATCGAGGGGGTAGGGCACCTCAAACTCACCCGCAACGCCCTGTCTGGCATTTTTGACGGCTCCATCCAGTTCTGGAACCACCGCGAAATCCGCATGGTGAACCCGGATCTGCGCCTGCCGAAACTGAAGATCACCATCATTGGCCGCAGTGATGCCAGCGGTGCAAATCTGGCGCTCTCCAGACACCTCTACTCCGCAGAAAATGCATGGGCCGGTAAAACAGCCAGCATCTGGCCACTGGAAACCTTCCCGAAAGACACAATCCTCGTCCCCAGCTCCTCTGAAGTGGTGACCAAACTCACGGAGATCAACGGCTCAATCGGCTACGCGCCTTCCGCTTTCGGCAGCACACTCGGCATTCCCATGGCGCTGGTTGAAAACCAAAAGGGCAACTATATCGCGCCTTCTCTGAACGCAGGTGAAGCTGCTATCGAAGAAATCAGCCGCAGTGGAGAGCCATTATCCATCGATGAGATTCACAATCCTGAATCTCCAAGTGCCTATCCAATTATCTCGTTCTTCTGGCTGGTAACGGAGGAAGTCTACCCCGACGCTAAAACTGGCACCGCCGTGCGTGAGTTCGCCGAGTTCGTCTTAAGCGGACAGGCAAGAGGCGCCGCCATCTCCTCCGGCTAT
Coding sequences:
- a CDS encoding extracellular solute-binding protein, with product MLNRISPKLCVQILAASFLSLLATGFLIKSSYAQDSYAQAEPHEELSGAGSMYPDVLFNETLRLFKTSNPDIEVRYDPIGSGAGVLALQSGKVDFAVSSAPLEAILEQDLDVDAADEPVAIEDKLLEIPITAGMLGILYNIEGVGHLKLTRNALSGIFDGSIQFWNHREIRMVNPDLRLPKLKITIIGRSDASGANLALSRHLYSAENAWAGKTASIWPLETFPKDTILVPSSSEVVTKLTEINGSIGYAPSAFGSTLGIPMALVENQKGNYIAPSLNAGEAAIEEISRSGEPLSIDEIHNPESPSAYPIISFFWLVTEEVYPDAKTGTAVREFAEFVLSGQARGAAISSGYIPLPSNMRAAAKKLAATIH